A genomic region of Runella rosea contains the following coding sequences:
- a CDS encoding tetratricopeptide repeat protein, with the protein MKKPLNLLIVGLFWLTAGILTAQAQDLVTALQWLERGQTEKASQQLQQLLQSQPTAQTYFYNGYAAIRTHNLQEAGNYFEKGMILDEKRHPLNKAGMGIVAMLEGRTTDAERILAEVMKESKGKDVEILGRIGEAYTGYTQVINATDKPMYAQHNAAKAIEYLEQALKRDKKNGQLWLALGDARALSTPSNGGPAVTAYEYALEFLTDKSLPNHRIGTIYWAGKSYNLASDFYRAALKADSLYAPSYLQLAELNFKTNRYKEAAAAMNKYLALAEKPDAQLRYRSGQFDYLAREYARAVQKIEKVKNEVETPVKYRLLGRSYFSLKDYDKTIENLKTFLEKAPDKAEGLEYKLLGRAYQNISDTTIAKDSIAVFYLAKAATTDTTENLYSEVAEMSYKLKHYEDVVKYVEAGEKRFHKSSVKDKFWLAMAAYKMGREDSTMYLKADSAFAAVQESSPDHLPTILYRAKSNYYGYANQDTAYVKSIPFYERFVELAYTKKEEQKFKYDMRIALKYLFSYYTSVEINPEKALDVAQKGKALDPADKDFNDMMAQLNNRPPNPSFSKPQ; encoded by the coding sequence ATGAAAAAACCACTCAACCTCCTAATTGTCGGCCTATTTTGGCTTACAGCAGGTATCCTGACCGCCCAGGCGCAGGATTTGGTAACCGCTCTTCAGTGGCTGGAAAGAGGGCAAACCGAGAAAGCCAGCCAACAGCTTCAGCAGCTCCTTCAGAGCCAACCGACCGCCCAAACGTATTTTTATAATGGCTACGCCGCCATCCGCACCCATAATTTACAGGAAGCAGGCAATTATTTTGAGAAAGGAATGATTTTGGACGAAAAACGTCATCCGCTCAATAAAGCAGGTATGGGCATTGTGGCGATGCTGGAAGGACGTACCACCGACGCCGAGCGTATTTTGGCCGAAGTCATGAAAGAAAGCAAAGGAAAGGATGTCGAAATTTTGGGTCGGATTGGGGAAGCTTACACGGGCTATACGCAGGTAATCAACGCTACCGACAAACCCATGTACGCCCAACACAACGCCGCCAAGGCCATCGAATACCTAGAGCAAGCCCTCAAACGCGACAAGAAAAACGGGCAGCTTTGGCTGGCACTGGGCGATGCCCGGGCGCTATCTACTCCCTCCAACGGCGGCCCTGCGGTGACAGCCTACGAGTACGCGCTCGAATTTTTGACCGATAAAAGTCTGCCCAATCACCGCATCGGTACCATTTACTGGGCGGGTAAAAGTTATAATTTAGCGAGCGATTTTTACCGAGCGGCCCTCAAAGCAGATTCTCTGTACGCGCCTTCGTATTTGCAGTTGGCCGAGTTGAATTTCAAAACCAACCGTTACAAAGAAGCAGCGGCGGCCATGAACAAGTACTTGGCCCTCGCAGAAAAGCCCGACGCCCAATTACGGTATCGTTCGGGGCAGTTTGATTATTTGGCGCGAGAATATGCCCGAGCTGTACAGAAAATCGAAAAGGTGAAAAACGAAGTGGAAACGCCCGTCAAATATCGGCTTTTAGGAAGGTCTTACTTTAGTTTGAAAGACTACGACAAAACCATTGAAAACCTGAAAACATTTCTTGAAAAAGCCCCCGACAAAGCAGAAGGGCTAGAATACAAACTGCTAGGGCGTGCCTACCAAAACATCAGTGACACCACCATTGCCAAGGACTCCATTGCGGTTTTCTATCTGGCAAAAGCCGCCACGACCGACACCACTGAAAATTTATACAGCGAAGTGGCCGAAATGAGCTACAAACTCAAACACTACGAAGACGTGGTCAAATACGTAGAAGCGGGTGAAAAACGCTTTCATAAATCATCGGTAAAAGATAAATTTTGGTTGGCCATGGCTGCCTACAAAATGGGGCGCGAAGATTCTACCATGTACCTAAAAGCCGATTCGGCCTTTGCAGCTGTGCAAGAATCCAGCCCAGACCATTTGCCCACGATTCTGTACCGCGCCAAATCCAATTATTACGGATATGCCAACCAAGATACCGCCTACGTAAAATCAATCCCCTTTTATGAGCGATTTGTGGAGCTGGCATATACCAAAAAAGAAGAACAGAAATTTAAGTACGACATGAGAATTGCCCTTAAATACCTCTTTTCGTACTATACATCGGTTGAAATCAACCCCGAGAAAGCCCTCGACGTGGCCCAAAAAGGCAAAGCACTCGACCCCGCCGACAAGGATTTTAACGATATGATGGCCCAACTAAATAACCGACCTCCTAACCCCTCCTTTTCTAAACCTCAGTAA
- a CDS encoding efflux RND transporter permease subunit, translating to MNKFIRGIVGFSLKNRFFVFFMTGILVISGVVSYLNTPLEAFPDVTNTQIIVVTEWNGRSAEEIERFVTVPVEVAMNSVQRKTNVRSITMFGLSIIKIIFEDDVDDFFARQQVNNQLRTVSLPEGVEPDVQPPYGPTGEIFRFTLESKDRDSRELLTLHNWIIDRQLRSVPGVADVVAFGGREKIYEIQANPTQLAKYDITPLEVYQAVTKSNVNVGGDVIERNGQAYVVRGIGLLNSIADIENIIVEYVNDNPVLVKNVAEVKESNLPRVGQAGLNTNDDVVEGIVVQRKGENPSEVLARVKAKIEELNTKILPPDVKMVTFYDRDNLIAFCTKTVLHNLFEGILFVTVIVFLFMADWRTTLIVSIIIPLALLFAFMCLRLKGMSANLLSMGAVDFGIIIDGAVVMVEGIFVALDHLALKNGMERFNKLAKLGLIKKTGGELGKAVFFSKLIIITALIPIFSFQKVEGKMFSPLAYTLGFALLGALLYTLTLVPVLCSFLLRKNVREKNNPIVHFFDRVVLRGFEWCYKNKKISVLASMIFLGTTLFSATLLGTEFLPQLNEGALWVEAKLPMSSSLNETVKTVKILRQKLMEFPEVNGVLSQTGRSNDGTDPSGFYYVQMQVNLKPKDDWKRKISTDDLIEEMDTKLKQFQGINYNYSQPIIDNVAEAVAGMNASNAVKIFGDDLDVLNDKANEVIEAIKDVPGVKDVGILRNIGQPEMSVILHDSKMALYGVSIADAQAVIEMAIGGKTASILYEGERKFDIRLRYQEPYRRTEDDILRLMVPTLKGSKIPLKEIATLRKVTGPAFVYRDNNKRFIGVKFSVRERDLGSTIAEAQRKVEPILKKLPKGYSINWTGEFENQVRATKQLGQVVPMCLIAIFIILFIMFGNAKDAGLVLANVPFAIMGGILAIHFTGINFGISAGVGFIALFGICIQNGVILISVFNKNLSSRIPLDTAIREGVKSRIRPVVMTALMAAIGLLPAALSTGIGSETQKPLAIVVIGGLITATVLTLMIFPIIYRFFYRHNVHTINDLD from the coding sequence ATGAATAAATTTATCAGAGGAATTGTCGGATTTTCGCTCAAAAACCGCTTTTTCGTTTTCTTTATGACGGGGATTCTGGTCATCTCGGGCGTGGTGAGCTACCTCAATACGCCGCTGGAGGCGTTTCCCGACGTAACCAATACCCAAATCATTGTGGTGACGGAATGGAACGGACGTAGTGCCGAAGAGATTGAACGTTTTGTGACTGTGCCCGTAGAGGTGGCGATGAATTCGGTGCAGCGCAAAACCAACGTGCGCAGTATTACCATGTTTGGACTAAGTATCATCAAAATCATTTTTGAGGATGATGTGGATGATTTTTTTGCCCGACAACAGGTGAATAACCAGCTCCGAACGGTGTCGCTGCCCGAAGGCGTTGAGCCTGATGTGCAGCCGCCTTATGGCCCCACGGGCGAGATATTTCGGTTTACGCTGGAGAGTAAAGACCGCGATAGCCGCGAATTGCTGACGCTGCATAATTGGATTATTGACCGACAACTACGAAGTGTACCAGGCGTAGCCGACGTGGTGGCCTTTGGCGGTCGGGAAAAAATCTATGAAATTCAGGCCAATCCCACGCAATTGGCCAAATATGATATTACGCCATTGGAAGTCTATCAGGCCGTTACCAAAAGCAACGTCAACGTGGGCGGGGATGTCATTGAGCGCAACGGTCAGGCGTACGTAGTGCGGGGTATCGGTTTACTCAACTCAATTGCCGATATTGAAAATATCATTGTAGAATATGTCAACGACAATCCAGTATTGGTCAAAAACGTAGCAGAGGTCAAAGAGTCAAATTTGCCGCGCGTAGGGCAAGCGGGCCTCAACACCAACGACGATGTGGTGGAGGGTATTGTGGTGCAGCGCAAAGGCGAAAACCCCAGCGAAGTACTGGCCAGGGTCAAGGCCAAAATTGAGGAGCTTAACACCAAAATTTTGCCTCCCGACGTAAAAATGGTGACGTTTTATGACCGCGACAACTTGATAGCTTTTTGCACCAAAACGGTGCTGCACAATCTCTTTGAAGGTATATTGTTTGTGACGGTCATCGTATTTTTGTTCATGGCCGATTGGCGCACCACGCTGATAGTGTCCATCATTATTCCGTTGGCGTTGTTGTTTGCTTTTATGTGTTTAAGGCTCAAAGGTATGTCGGCCAATTTGCTTTCTATGGGGGCCGTCGACTTCGGGATTATCATCGACGGAGCGGTGGTGATGGTGGAAGGGATTTTTGTGGCACTCGACCACCTGGCCCTTAAAAACGGCATGGAACGATTCAATAAACTGGCTAAATTGGGCCTTATCAAAAAGACAGGTGGCGAACTGGGCAAAGCCGTGTTTTTTTCCAAACTCATTATTATCACCGCCCTCATTCCCATCTTTAGTTTTCAGAAAGTAGAAGGGAAAATGTTCAGCCCACTGGCCTATACGCTGGGCTTCGCGTTGTTGGGTGCATTGTTGTATACGCTTACGCTGGTGCCGGTACTGTGCTCGTTTTTGTTGCGTAAAAATGTTCGGGAAAAAAATAATCCGATTGTCCATTTCTTTGATCGTGTAGTTTTAAGGGGCTTTGAATGGTGTTATAAAAACAAGAAAATCAGTGTGTTGGCATCCATGATTTTCTTGGGTACCACGCTTTTTTCAGCTACCCTGTTGGGAACCGAATTTTTGCCTCAACTCAACGAAGGTGCTTTGTGGGTGGAAGCCAAACTGCCCATGAGTAGCTCGCTAAACGAGACCGTAAAAACGGTGAAAATCCTGCGCCAAAAACTCATGGAATTTCCCGAAGTAAACGGTGTATTGTCGCAAACGGGCCGCTCCAACGATGGCACGGACCCGTCGGGATTTTATTACGTACAAATGCAGGTCAACCTGAAGCCCAAAGACGATTGGAAACGTAAGATTTCGACCGACGACCTAATTGAGGAGATGGATACAAAACTCAAACAGTTCCAGGGTATTAACTACAATTATTCACAACCCATCATCGACAACGTAGCTGAGGCCGTGGCGGGAATGAACGCGAGTAATGCCGTGAAGATTTTTGGGGATGATTTGGACGTTCTGAACGACAAGGCCAATGAAGTTATTGAGGCCATCAAAGACGTGCCTGGGGTCAAGGATGTAGGGATTTTGCGTAACATCGGTCAGCCCGAAATGAGCGTGATTTTGCACGACAGCAAAATGGCATTGTATGGCGTCAGCATTGCCGATGCGCAGGCCGTGATTGAAATGGCTATTGGTGGAAAAACCGCCTCTATTTTGTACGAAGGAGAGCGCAAATTTGATATTCGCCTGCGCTATCAGGAGCCGTATCGCCGTACCGAAGATGATATTTTGCGCCTGATGGTGCCGACCTTGAAAGGCAGTAAGATTCCGTTAAAAGAAATTGCTACGCTGCGCAAAGTAACGGGCCCTGCTTTTGTGTACCGGGATAACAATAAGCGATTTATCGGGGTTAAATTCTCGGTCCGGGAGCGCGATTTGGGCAGTACCATTGCCGAAGCCCAACGCAAAGTAGAACCAATTTTGAAGAAGTTACCCAAAGGATATTCCATCAACTGGACGGGCGAATTTGAAAATCAGGTGCGAGCAACCAAGCAATTGGGCCAAGTCGTACCTATGTGTTTAATTGCCATTTTTATCATCTTATTCATCATGTTTGGCAATGCTAAAGATGCAGGCTTGGTATTGGCCAATGTTCCTTTTGCCATCATGGGAGGGATTTTAGCTATCCATTTTACAGGAATTAATTTTGGAATCTCTGCGGGGGTAGGTTTTATTGCTTTATTCGGAATTTGTATCCAGAATGGGGTAATTTTGATTTCGGTTTTCAACAAAAATTTATCTTCTCGAATACCGCTCGACACTGCCATCCGAGAAGGCGTAAAATCAAGAATTCGTCCCGTAGTGATGACGGCCCTCATGGCGGCTATCGGGTTGTTGCCCGCGGCGCTTTCTACGGGCATCGGCTCCGAAACCCAAAAGCCACTGGCGATAGTGGTGATTGGTGGGTTGATTACGGCCACCGTCCTTACACTGATGATTTTTCCGATTATCTACCGCTTTTTTTACCGCCACAATGTTCATACAATCAATGATTTAGATTGA